In a single window of the Rhodopirellula bahusiensis genome:
- a CDS encoding AraC family transcriptional regulator: MPKQKAVALLIETSNAYARGLLGGIASYIHEHDLWSIYLVEQERGAAPPTWLEDWDGDGLIARIENEEIASAVRELKIPVVDVSAARRIPNIPWVETNDVAIGELAYQHFRERGFEHFAFCGESRFNWSVLRREAFEARVKEDGFECHSFDFDVDDKSPQSLKRERDRLAGWVRSLQHPIGVLACYDIMAQKILDVCRLHGIKVPSELALLGVDNDELLCDLCTPPLSSVVPAAHQTGREAASLLDAMMRGDEVNAKPHLIEPLGVATRQSTDVLAIKDPEIAAAVRFIRDHCCDGINVQDVVKKVPLSRRVFESRFLALMGRTPHQEITRRRIERVRYLLIETDLTLVQISRRTGFQNHEYMSVAFRRAMGHPPATYRRKFRKI, encoded by the coding sequence ATGCCAAAGCAGAAAGCGGTCGCTCTCCTCATTGAAACGTCCAACGCCTATGCGCGAGGACTGCTCGGCGGAATCGCCTCCTACATTCACGAGCACGACCTGTGGTCGATCTACTTGGTTGAGCAAGAACGCGGAGCCGCACCACCAACCTGGTTGGAGGATTGGGATGGCGATGGACTGATCGCCAGAATCGAGAATGAGGAAATCGCCTCCGCCGTTCGCGAATTGAAGATCCCTGTTGTCGACGTGAGTGCCGCTCGCCGGATTCCGAATATCCCGTGGGTTGAAACCAACGATGTCGCCATCGGCGAATTGGCTTACCAACATTTTCGCGAACGAGGTTTTGAACACTTCGCTTTCTGCGGAGAGTCTCGATTCAATTGGTCCGTCTTGCGTCGCGAGGCTTTCGAAGCCCGCGTGAAGGAGGACGGATTCGAGTGCCACTCTTTCGATTTCGACGTCGATGACAAGAGTCCTCAATCTCTCAAACGCGAACGAGATCGTTTGGCAGGATGGGTTCGCTCGCTTCAACATCCCATCGGTGTGCTGGCATGCTATGACATCATGGCTCAGAAGATTCTGGATGTCTGTCGATTGCACGGCATCAAGGTCCCAAGCGAACTCGCGTTGCTCGGTGTAGACAACGACGAACTGCTCTGCGACTTGTGCACGCCGCCGCTGTCCAGCGTCGTTCCGGCGGCGCATCAGACAGGACGCGAAGCCGCGTCGTTACTCGATGCGATGATGCGTGGCGACGAGGTCAACGCTAAGCCTCATTTGATCGAACCGCTCGGCGTTGCAACTCGTCAATCAACCGATGTCCTGGCCATCAAAGATCCAGAGATCGCCGCCGCAGTCCGTTTCATTCGCGACCACTGTTGCGATGGAATCAACGTCCAAGACGTGGTGAAAAAAGTCCCGCTGTCGCGACGCGTTTTCGAAAGCCGTTTCTTGGCATTGATGGGACGCACGCCTCACCAAGAAATCACGCGGCGACGCATCGAACGGGTGCGTTATCTCTTGATTGAAACCGATCTGACGCTCGTACAAATCTCTCGACGGACCGGGTTTCAAAACCACGAGTACATGAGCGTCGCATTTCGACGTGCCATGGGACATCCGCCGGCGACCTACCGGCGCAAATTCCGGAAGATCTAA
- a CDS encoding PVC-type heme-binding CxxCH protein translates to MKNTLLLALAFLASWTSTAVWQAEAASAAEDQRLNVLFLGDNGHHQPKPRFEELQPAMESNGIDLTYTDDMSVLSLDKLNEYDALVVYANIDEIEKSQADALLQYVEDGGGFVPLHCATYCFRNNSEIVALMGAQFQRHGTGVFRATPAKPGHEVMRGFSGFESWDETYVHHLHNETNRTVLEYRVDSSGREPWTWVRDQGEGRVFYTAWGHDSRTWTNPGFLNLVERGIRWVAKKDPQQAGEFADAAAFPVPEMTSLPEGDKPFTFTDVGAKIPNYTAGKKWGVQGELKTLMQNPLPPSESIKRYTNPQGMHMELWASEAGMGGKPIAMTWDELGRLWVCETMDYPNELQPKGKGRDRIRICEDTDQDGVADKFTVFAEELSIPTTLVCYRGGVIVQDGQETVYLKDIDGDDKADFRQSLITGWAMGDTHGGVSNFRYGLDNWIWGMQGYNASRPVINGERQQGFRQGFWRFKVDADPNGKARKIAGSNAGDDFADHTLRVDKVEFMRATDNNTWGLGFTEEGLVFGSTANRNPSNFLPIPNRYYEQVRGWSPQTLHMISDTHLFEPITPNVRQVDQHGGYTAAAGHGIYTARQYPQAWWNRTAFVCGPTGHLVGTFVLTPDGAGFKSTSPFNLVASDDEWAAPIMAETGPDGFVWVLDWYNYIIQHNPTPHGFETGKGNAYETDLRDKKYGRVYRLVTDGDAAKTVSVPNLNSGDVPGLLAALKHSAMPVRSQAQRLLVQLGQLDDATVSALLGLIADQQQDAIGLTPGAIHALWTLDGLGLVGSGNATIDAAVREALQHPSAGVRRSAVTVLGDFEEDIQHLIESGVLNDGNAQVQLAALLKLAEPTTPTTDGVVSALVQTAKGLGNDRWMLDAWTSATAMHSSGALPAVLASAPERDLPRSIRGRLNVISEHFARSQPDADAMQRLISAVAETAQGNASGVMEGLAKGWPKDHNVELPEAAETQLVALFDQVSVDQQSQLVRLSENWGTDALTEKVAELAEQLLGLVQDDSLSDQDRISSARQLVAMQPTDDDVVYDLLESIGPQTSPAATTGILDALKSSRSEELGGALVEQTAASTPSVRGAIIRVLLSRPNTTLELINSIEAGELRMSDLSLDQRQALNNHPDKSIKERAQKLLKSSGGVPTANRVALLHEWLPVAHAEGNATLGAQVFKKHCANCHRHSGEGADVGPDLTGMAVHPKEELLTHILDPNQSVEGNFRTFAVLTTEGQVFTGMLGGESRTSIELIDAQAKRHTILREEIEQLNASSQSLMPEGFESQIKKEEMTNLLEFLTSRGKYTPLSFSGIATAVSTKGMFSDVDNGPDRIIFSDWGPKEHNGVPFSLVDPQDGRVPNVILLHGPQGSKPSSMPKQVPIVCNANASAIHILGAVSGWGFPFGAEGEHTATVRLKYADGEVEDHKLLNGVHFADYIRRVDVPESEFAFDVRGQQVRYLKLTPKRQEPLETIELIKGDDSSSPIFVAITVESP, encoded by the coding sequence ATGAAGAACACCTTGCTACTCGCTCTCGCATTCCTCGCGTCTTGGACGTCCACCGCGGTGTGGCAAGCCGAGGCCGCATCCGCAGCCGAGGACCAACGACTCAACGTGTTGTTCCTGGGCGACAATGGTCATCACCAGCCCAAACCGCGGTTCGAAGAGCTGCAACCGGCGATGGAAAGCAATGGCATCGATCTGACTTACACCGACGACATGTCGGTGCTGAGTCTGGACAAGCTCAACGAATACGATGCGTTGGTGGTCTACGCCAACATCGACGAGATCGAGAAATCACAAGCTGACGCGTTGTTGCAATATGTCGAAGACGGCGGTGGATTCGTGCCGCTTCACTGTGCGACGTACTGCTTCCGCAACAACTCAGAAATTGTCGCGTTGATGGGCGCGCAATTTCAGCGACACGGCACCGGTGTGTTCCGGGCGACTCCGGCCAAACCCGGGCACGAGGTGATGCGTGGTTTCAGCGGTTTTGAAAGCTGGGATGAGACTTACGTCCATCACTTGCACAACGAAACAAATCGAACGGTTTTGGAATACCGAGTGGATTCCAGTGGCCGGGAACCATGGACTTGGGTTCGCGATCAAGGCGAGGGACGCGTCTTCTACACCGCCTGGGGACACGACAGCCGAACCTGGACGAACCCAGGTTTCTTGAATTTGGTCGAGCGCGGCATTCGCTGGGTTGCGAAGAAAGACCCGCAGCAGGCCGGTGAGTTCGCCGATGCGGCAGCCTTTCCCGTTCCTGAAATGACATCGCTTCCTGAAGGCGACAAGCCATTCACGTTCACGGATGTCGGAGCAAAAATTCCGAACTACACGGCTGGCAAAAAGTGGGGTGTGCAGGGCGAACTGAAAACGCTGATGCAGAATCCACTTCCACCAAGTGAGTCGATCAAACGCTATACCAATCCCCAAGGCATGCACATGGAATTGTGGGCCTCGGAAGCTGGCATGGGTGGCAAGCCGATCGCCATGACATGGGACGAGCTCGGACGATTGTGGGTTTGCGAAACGATGGATTACCCCAACGAACTGCAGCCCAAAGGCAAAGGTCGCGATCGCATTCGAATCTGCGAAGACACCGATCAAGATGGCGTGGCGGACAAGTTCACGGTGTTCGCTGAAGAACTGAGCATTCCCACCACGTTGGTGTGCTATCGCGGCGGAGTCATCGTCCAAGACGGCCAAGAAACGGTCTACTTGAAGGACATCGATGGCGACGACAAAGCGGACTTTCGCCAAAGCCTGATCACCGGTTGGGCGATGGGCGACACGCACGGCGGCGTCAGCAATTTTCGTTACGGTTTGGACAATTGGATTTGGGGGATGCAGGGTTACAACGCCTCTCGCCCGGTCATCAACGGTGAACGCCAGCAGGGATTCCGCCAGGGTTTTTGGCGATTCAAAGTGGACGCCGATCCCAATGGCAAAGCTCGCAAAATCGCGGGTTCCAACGCCGGTGACGACTTCGCCGACCACACGTTGCGTGTCGACAAGGTCGAATTTATGCGTGCGACCGACAACAACACCTGGGGATTGGGTTTCACCGAAGAAGGCCTCGTGTTCGGATCGACCGCGAACCGAAACCCCAGCAACTTTCTGCCGATTCCAAACCGTTACTACGAGCAAGTTCGCGGATGGTCACCTCAAACACTGCACATGATCTCGGACACTCACCTGTTTGAACCGATCACACCGAACGTTCGTCAGGTTGACCAGCACGGTGGATACACGGCAGCCGCCGGACACGGAATTTACACTGCTCGGCAGTACCCGCAGGCTTGGTGGAACCGGACCGCATTTGTCTGTGGTCCGACCGGTCACCTGGTCGGAACGTTTGTGTTGACGCCTGATGGAGCCGGATTCAAATCCACCAGCCCGTTCAACTTGGTCGCCAGCGACGATGAGTGGGCGGCGCCGATCATGGCTGAAACTGGACCCGATGGGTTCGTATGGGTCTTGGATTGGTACAACTACATCATCCAGCACAACCCAACACCTCATGGTTTCGAAACCGGTAAGGGCAACGCCTACGAGACTGATTTACGAGACAAAAAGTACGGGCGTGTCTATCGCTTGGTCACCGACGGCGATGCAGCGAAAACGGTCTCCGTTCCCAATCTGAACTCGGGCGATGTGCCGGGCTTGTTGGCTGCTCTGAAGCATTCGGCCATGCCCGTCCGATCCCAAGCCCAACGCTTGCTGGTTCAATTGGGACAACTCGACGACGCGACCGTTTCCGCGTTGCTGGGATTGATCGCTGACCAACAGCAAGACGCGATTGGTCTGACACCCGGTGCGATTCATGCACTGTGGACCTTGGATGGCTTAGGGTTGGTTGGCAGCGGAAACGCAACCATCGACGCGGCCGTTCGCGAGGCTTTGCAACACCCAAGTGCCGGTGTCCGTCGCTCGGCAGTCACCGTGCTTGGTGACTTCGAAGAAGACATTCAGCATCTGATCGAATCAGGTGTGTTGAACGATGGCAACGCTCAAGTCCAATTGGCCGCGTTACTGAAGCTGGCGGAACCGACGACGCCAACCACCGATGGGGTTGTCTCGGCGTTGGTTCAAACAGCGAAGGGTCTCGGCAATGATCGCTGGATGTTGGATGCTTGGACGAGTGCCACCGCGATGCACTCCAGCGGAGCTTTGCCGGCCGTGTTGGCATCGGCACCTGAACGTGACTTACCGCGATCGATTCGCGGTCGACTCAACGTGATCAGCGAACACTTCGCTCGATCGCAGCCCGATGCCGATGCCATGCAGCGATTGATTTCGGCGGTTGCTGAGACAGCCCAAGGCAATGCGTCAGGCGTTATGGAAGGACTCGCAAAGGGGTGGCCGAAGGATCACAACGTTGAACTTCCCGAAGCGGCTGAAACGCAATTGGTCGCGTTGTTTGATCAAGTCTCGGTTGATCAACAAAGCCAACTCGTTCGGTTGTCTGAGAACTGGGGCACCGATGCATTGACCGAGAAAGTCGCTGAACTGGCGGAGCAATTGCTCGGGTTGGTCCAAGACGATTCGCTGAGTGACCAAGACCGAATCAGCTCGGCTCGCCAATTGGTTGCGATGCAGCCGACCGATGACGACGTGGTGTACGATCTGTTGGAAAGCATCGGCCCGCAAACGTCACCTGCTGCGACGACCGGAATCTTGGACGCCTTGAAGTCCAGTCGTAGTGAAGAGCTCGGTGGTGCTTTGGTGGAACAAACCGCTGCATCGACTCCCTCCGTTCGCGGAGCCATCATTCGCGTGCTGCTGTCTCGCCCCAACACGACGTTGGAGCTGATCAACAGCATCGAAGCTGGTGAATTGCGGATGTCAGACCTTTCGCTCGATCAACGTCAGGCACTGAACAATCACCCTGACAAATCGATCAAGGAACGAGCTCAGAAATTATTGAAGTCATCCGGTGGCGTTCCGACTGCGAACCGTGTGGCTTTGCTGCACGAGTGGTTGCCGGTTGCTCACGCGGAAGGCAACGCGACTCTGGGAGCCCAGGTGTTCAAGAAACATTGTGCCAACTGTCACCGCCACAGCGGCGAAGGTGCCGACGTGGGTCCCGATTTGACGGGCATGGCGGTTCATCCAAAGGAAGAGTTGCTGACCCACATCTTGGATCCGAACCAAAGCGTGGAAGGCAACTTCCGCACGTTTGCCGTGTTGACGACCGAGGGCCAAGTCTTCACGGGGATGCTGGGTGGTGAGTCACGAACATCGATTGAATTGATCGACGCTCAAGCCAAACGGCACACGATTTTGCGAGAAGAAATTGAGCAATTGAATGCTTCCAGCCAATCGCTGATGCCGGAAGGTTTTGAAAGCCAGATCAAGAAGGAAGAGATGACGAATTTGCTTGAGTTTTTGACTTCTCGGGGCAAGTACACACCTTTGTCATTCTCGGGAATCGCCACCGCGGTCAGCACCAAAGGGATGTTCAGCGATGTTGACAACGGTCCCGACCGAATCATCTTCTCGGATTGGGGACCGAAGGAGCACAACGGTGTGCCGTTCAGTTTGGTCGATCCGCAAGACGGACGAGTGCCAAACGTGATCTTGTTGCACGGGCCGCAAGGCAGCAAGCCATCGTCGATGCCCAAGCAGGTGCCGATCGTTTGCAACGCGAATGCGTCGGCGATTCATATTCTGGGTGCCGTCAGCGGTTGGGGATTCCCGTTCGGAGCTGAAGGGGAACACACTGCAACGGTTCGTCTGAAGTACGCCGATGGCGAAGTGGAAGATCACAAGCTGCTCAACGGTGTGCACTTCGCTGACTACATCCGTCGAGTGGATGTCCCGGAATCGGAATTCGCGTTCGATGTTCGCGGTCAGCAGGTTCGTTACTTGAAGCTCACCCCGAAACGCCAAGAACCGCTCGAGACGATCGAGTTGATCAAGGGAGACGACAGCAGTTCGCCCATCTTTGTGGCAATCACGGTCGAGTCACCCTGA
- a CDS encoding extracellular solute-binding protein, with the protein MSLKTVCASTASFSATQLVFAAASVLLCSGCVPRSESDVVVYSALDEEFASPILAAFDRSTDNEIGVIGKFDIESTKTVGLANQLISEADAPRCDLFWNNEIMHTVRLQKLGILESHDWQVPATWPQDMIASDGTWCGFAARARVLLINTDLLPNIDDRPTRVNELADPKWAQKCAMARPLFGTTATHFAVLREIMGRDAALELLQQIHDNAVVLSGNKQVAQAVSSGKVAWGLTDTDDAIIEKDLGYPVEIIYPDQQPDQPGTLRIPNTLAVLKGSPHPIAAGKLADFLMTPEIEDRLAMGRSSQLPISKDSNFPPAVLPNEPVRWMRVDFEAAADDWDAWAKTLADLFAN; encoded by the coding sequence GTGTCATTGAAAACTGTCTGTGCCTCCACCGCTTCGTTTTCCGCCACGCAGCTGGTTTTTGCGGCCGCCTCGGTGTTGCTTTGTTCCGGTTGTGTGCCTCGTAGCGAATCCGATGTCGTTGTGTATTCAGCTCTCGACGAAGAGTTTGCTTCACCGATCTTGGCGGCGTTCGACCGATCGACGGACAACGAGATCGGCGTGATTGGCAAGTTTGACATCGAATCAACGAAGACGGTTGGATTGGCAAACCAATTGATTTCGGAAGCGGATGCACCTCGCTGCGATCTGTTTTGGAACAACGAAATCATGCACACCGTTCGGTTGCAGAAGCTGGGAATCCTCGAGTCACATGATTGGCAGGTCCCGGCGACTTGGCCGCAAGACATGATCGCTAGCGACGGAACTTGGTGCGGGTTTGCAGCTCGCGCTCGGGTGCTACTGATCAACACGGACTTGCTTCCCAACATTGATGACCGCCCGACTCGTGTAAACGAATTGGCGGACCCCAAGTGGGCTCAAAAATGCGCCATGGCTCGACCGTTGTTTGGAACCACCGCGACTCACTTCGCCGTGCTTCGCGAGATCATGGGCCGAGATGCGGCTTTGGAATTGTTGCAACAGATTCATGACAACGCAGTCGTGTTGTCCGGCAACAAACAAGTCGCACAAGCCGTATCGTCCGGCAAGGTGGCTTGGGGGCTGACCGACACCGACGACGCGATCATCGAAAAGGATCTGGGGTACCCGGTGGAGATCATCTATCCGGATCAACAGCCCGACCAGCCAGGAACACTTCGGATTCCAAACACCCTGGCGGTTCTGAAGGGCTCACCGCATCCAATCGCGGCGGGCAAGCTCGCTGATTTTTTGATGACGCCCGAGATCGAGGATCGGCTGGCGATGGGACGCAGCAGCCAGTTGCCGATCAGCAAGGACTCCAATTTTCCGCCGGCGGTATTGCCCAACGAACCAGTTCGATGGATGCGGGTGGATTTTGAAGCTGCTGCCGACGACTGGGATGCATGGGCGAAAACCTTGGCGGATCTTTTCGCGAATTGA
- a CDS encoding pyridoxine 5'-phosphate synthase, whose product MPHFIDLGVNVDHVATLRQARRGQEPDPIIAAALAEQGGADGITFHLREDRRHIIDRDVELFVKTVQVRTNFELACAADVLAICCRVQPDWALLVPESREEVTTEGGLDVVGDSGRIADAIKMLKDSGIATSVFLDPEPNQIEAAAKLEIDAVELHTGPYALARDAAVEHEIKRLADTGKMIRDAGMRLHAGHGLNYANVRPVAAIEGMAELNIGHSIVSRSVMVGMREAVAEMRRLLDSVTIACG is encoded by the coding sequence ATGCCGCACTTCATCGATCTAGGCGTCAACGTCGATCACGTCGCCACTCTCCGTCAGGCTCGCCGAGGCCAAGAGCCCGATCCGATCATCGCAGCGGCTTTGGCTGAGCAAGGTGGCGCCGACGGCATCACGTTTCACTTGCGAGAAGACCGGCGTCACATCATCGATCGCGATGTTGAATTGTTTGTGAAAACGGTTCAAGTGCGAACGAATTTCGAGTTGGCTTGTGCGGCCGATGTCTTGGCGATCTGTTGCCGCGTTCAGCCGGATTGGGCGTTGCTGGTTCCCGAGAGTCGCGAAGAAGTGACAACCGAAGGTGGCTTGGACGTCGTGGGTGATTCCGGTCGAATTGCCGACGCGATCAAAATGTTGAAAGACTCAGGCATCGCGACGAGCGTGTTTCTGGATCCAGAGCCCAATCAAATCGAAGCCGCCGCCAAGTTGGAAATTGACGCGGTGGAACTGCATACCGGACCGTATGCGTTGGCGAGAGACGCCGCGGTTGAACACGAGATCAAACGTTTGGCTGATACCGGCAAGATGATTCGCGATGCCGGGATGCGTCTGCACGCCGGACACGGATTGAACTACGCGAACGTTCGACCCGTTGCCGCGATCGAAGGAATGGCGGAACTGAATATCGGACACAGCATCGTCAGCCGTTCCGTGATGGTCGGCATGCGAGAAGCGGTGGCGGAGATGCGTCGTTTGCTGGATAGCGTGACGATCGCTTGCGGTTGA
- the eboE gene encoding metabolite traffic protein EboE, whose product MTSSLNGYPDVRAVIEKSHSVNTSGGSDLSQESDSPIRWTVGYCTNIHAGADVEGVTNNLQSISAEVRRRILDSQYSDESGSPKVQTGKNFATIVSTAPPLGLGLWLSSEATADLRRNGLDPLTSAMKQARLLAYTFNGFPHDNFHQDVVKHAVYTPTWWEDARIGYTRDLAKILAEILPADTNLGTISTLPIGWPQHTDEDGNRIKVTEDQLHHAGTNLRRMAEDLRRLEDRTGKRIVLAIEPEPGCILDTAAKVIDWFEKQLPDATHRRYIGVCHDVCHSAVMGESQHEVLAAYAKAGIVVGKVQISSAIMVDWSRIADTDREATLVQLRSFAEDRYLHQTGRVTGSGKFVLEEDLPAVLADLDANPSRYATDKRWMIHFHVPIFAEQFGHLQTTRGDVLDTLNSLVELTDASKRRQPLQFTGHLEVETYAWSVLPEYAGRNDLAGDIASELIWLHDVLDELSKTKCH is encoded by the coding sequence ATGACATCATCGCTCAATGGTTACCCCGACGTCCGCGCCGTCATCGAAAAGTCGCATTCAGTTAACACGAGCGGGGGATCTGATCTTTCGCAGGAATCCGACTCACCCATCCGCTGGACGGTGGGCTATTGCACGAACATCCACGCCGGAGCGGATGTCGAAGGGGTAACGAACAACTTGCAATCGATTTCCGCGGAAGTTCGCCGCCGGATTTTGGATTCGCAATACTCGGATGAGAGCGGTTCGCCGAAGGTCCAAACCGGAAAGAATTTTGCAACCATCGTGAGCACTGCACCTCCGTTGGGTCTCGGGTTATGGTTGTCATCAGAAGCGACTGCCGACTTGCGACGCAATGGGCTGGATCCATTGACGTCGGCGATGAAGCAAGCTCGTTTGCTCGCTTACACCTTCAACGGATTCCCACACGACAACTTTCATCAGGATGTCGTCAAACATGCGGTGTACACGCCGACTTGGTGGGAAGACGCTCGGATCGGCTACACCCGAGACCTCGCGAAAATCTTGGCTGAGATTTTGCCGGCGGACACGAACCTGGGCACGATCAGCACGTTGCCGATTGGATGGCCACAGCACACTGACGAAGACGGCAATCGGATCAAGGTCACCGAGGATCAACTGCATCACGCGGGAACGAACCTGCGACGGATGGCGGAAGATTTGCGTCGCTTGGAAGATCGCACTGGCAAACGAATCGTTTTGGCGATCGAGCCCGAACCCGGATGCATTCTGGACACCGCGGCCAAGGTGATCGACTGGTTCGAAAAGCAATTGCCGGACGCGACTCATCGGCGGTACATCGGTGTGTGCCATGACGTTTGTCATTCCGCCGTGATGGGTGAATCGCAACATGAAGTTTTGGCCGCGTACGCCAAGGCCGGCATCGTTGTTGGCAAAGTTCAGATCAGCAGTGCCATCATGGTCGACTGGAGCCGAATCGCGGACACGGATCGCGAAGCCACCTTGGTTCAGCTGCGTTCGTTTGCTGAGGACCGTTACCTGCACCAAACCGGCCGCGTCACGGGGTCGGGGAAGTTCGTGTTGGAAGAAGACTTGCCCGCCGTGTTGGCGGATTTGGATGCCAACCCGAGTCGTTATGCGACCGACAAACGATGGATGATCCATTTCCACGTGCCGATTTTCGCGGAGCAGTTTGGGCATCTGCAAACGACTCGCGGTGACGTGCTGGACACGTTGAATAGTCTCGTTGAATTGACGGATGCATCGAAACGTCGACAGCCATTGCAGTTCACCGGTCACTTGGAAGTCGAGACATACGCTTGGTCGGTGTTGCCTGAGTACGCCGGTCGAAATGACTTGGCTGGCGACATCGCCTCCGAACTCATTTGGTTGCACGATGTCTTAGATGAACTGTCTAAAACGAAATGCCATTGA
- a CDS encoding competence/damage-inducible protein A, with the protein MPHITAEIISIGDEMITGARLDTNTQWLSQRLGELGVDVQFHTTVADTLSHNTDVFRIAARRADLVIATGGLGPTRDDLTREAIAESLGRPLQLHEPSLKFIESMFQRRGREMPERNQSQAMFPIGAVPIHNPQGTAPGIDVRAPREDGTQSRIFALPGVPAEMKTMFDETVAPAVLGSNGQRRHIAHHVMKFFGVGESDMEQRLGDMIARDRQPRVGITVSAATISLRIVATGETMEACGSASATTRDEILRKAGEFYFGDGETFEQHHAVVQHLNKVGQRLLLVELGRAAPLGDWFAAVSDEPGFTADVPAFVGGISLANVDDLRQWAGMPADASVETCLSALRQRVSADWVLLVDEYPSLHQTNEHPLPGGEVTFTVAAPDESFPSITQHLGAHPSILHARVAKAGLFWLRKCFPTDPSGV; encoded by the coding sequence ATGCCACACATCACGGCCGAAATCATTTCCATCGGCGATGAAATGATCACCGGAGCACGATTGGACACCAACACTCAGTGGCTGAGCCAACGCCTCGGCGAATTGGGTGTCGACGTGCAATTTCATACCACGGTCGCCGACACGTTGTCGCACAACACCGATGTGTTTCGCATTGCCGCGCGGCGTGCCGACCTGGTCATCGCCACGGGTGGATTGGGACCCACACGCGACGACCTGACCCGCGAAGCCATCGCCGAATCGCTCGGGCGTCCACTGCAGTTGCATGAACCTTCGTTGAAGTTCATTGAGTCGATGTTCCAACGGCGTGGTCGTGAGATGCCCGAGCGGAATCAATCCCAAGCCATGTTCCCCATCGGGGCTGTGCCGATTCACAACCCGCAAGGCACCGCGCCGGGGATCGATGTTCGTGCGCCTCGCGAGGATGGCACGCAGTCCCGAATTTTTGCGTTGCCCGGCGTGCCTGCGGAAATGAAGACAATGTTCGACGAAACCGTCGCTCCCGCGGTTCTAGGTTCCAATGGCCAGCGAAGGCACATCGCTCACCACGTCATGAAATTCTTCGGCGTCGGCGAGAGCGACATGGAACAACGCTTGGGCGACATGATCGCTCGCGACCGCCAACCACGAGTCGGGATCACGGTCAGCGCCGCAACCATCTCGCTGCGGATCGTCGCGACGGGCGAAACCATGGAAGCTTGCGGATCCGCAAGCGCGACCACTCGTGATGAGATTCTCCGCAAAGCCGGCGAGTTCTACTTCGGTGATGGAGAAACGTTCGAGCAACATCACGCTGTCGTCCAGCATCTCAACAAAGTCGGCCAGCGTCTTCTTTTAGTCGAACTCGGACGCGCCGCACCTTTGGGCGATTGGTTTGCCGCTGTCTCTGACGAACCCGGATTCACCGCCGACGTTCCAGCATTTGTCGGTGGAATCTCGCTCGCGAACGTCGACGATCTGCGACAATGGGCCGGGATGCCTGCCGACGCTTCGGTCGAAACGTGTCTGTCAGCGCTTCGCCAACGAGTGTCGGCCGACTGGGTATTGTTGGTTGACGAATACCCCAGCCTTCATCAAACGAACGAGCACCCTTTACCGGGAGGAGAGGTCACATTCACCGTGGCTGCCCCCGATGAATCCTTTCCTTCCATCACTCAACACCTTGGGGCTCACCCAAGCATCTTGCACGCCCGCGTCGCAAAAGCCGGGCTGTTCTGGTTGCGAAAGTGTTTTCCCACCGACCCGTCAGGAGTCTGA